The following are encoded in a window of Flavobacterium sp. WC2421 genomic DNA:
- a CDS encoding M17 family metallopeptidase, with protein MKTKKIASLENFVGSVLIPVFETNPKNLIPIQFGDLSISSKVFYGKKDTHYLAEKNDTTFIFIGLGKSIDYKSLKTTFRRIAVKEKESFSKQVALNIPEEFSDEQVEAVVSGLLLGTYNLGHYKKQVDHPFLDTNFELEIVSTKDFSDVINKAIKIAKAQLETLALVDLPPNKVTPKYLASWAQDKGTKYGFDIKVLGLEASKIEGLGAFLAVGKGSQNEPQFVIMSYTPKKNAEKLKHVGLVGKGITFDTGGLNIKTAGMVHMKCDMAGGAAVFGAMQLIADLQLPVQVTAIVPCAENSVDKTSFLPSDVIQSYSGNSIEIIDTDAEGRLILADGLSYLIKNYQPEYIVDVATLTGSSVGTLGYECGALFTNNEVVSKKIQEAGDAVGERLWPLPLWDVYKQDIESDIADVKNYSGKPVAGAISAAKFLEFFTQEHPAWAHLDVAGVAFGDDEFAKSKHATAYGVHLLTKFIENL; from the coding sequence ATGAAAACAAAGAAAATTGCTAGTTTAGAAAATTTTGTAGGATCGGTGTTAATACCTGTCTTTGAAACCAATCCGAAAAATCTAATTCCAATCCAATTTGGTGATTTATCCATTTCATCTAAAGTTTTTTATGGTAAAAAAGATACGCATTATCTGGCAGAGAAAAACGATACTACTTTTATTTTTATTGGGCTAGGAAAATCAATTGATTATAAATCTTTAAAGACCACTTTTCGTAGAATTGCAGTTAAAGAAAAAGAATCTTTTTCTAAACAAGTTGCTTTAAATATTCCAGAAGAATTCAGCGACGAACAAGTAGAAGCAGTAGTATCTGGATTACTTTTAGGTACATATAACTTAGGACACTATAAAAAACAAGTAGATCATCCGTTTTTGGATACTAATTTTGAATTGGAAATTGTATCGACCAAGGATTTTTCAGATGTGATAAATAAAGCAATAAAAATCGCTAAAGCACAATTAGAAACATTAGCTCTAGTAGATCTACCTCCAAATAAAGTAACTCCAAAATATTTAGCTAGTTGGGCGCAAGATAAAGGGACTAAATATGGATTTGATATTAAAGTGCTGGGTCTAGAAGCTTCAAAAATTGAAGGTTTAGGTGCTTTTTTGGCTGTTGGAAAAGGAAGTCAAAATGAACCACAGTTTGTCATTATGAGCTACACTCCAAAGAAAAATGCAGAAAAGTTAAAACACGTTGGATTAGTAGGAAAGGGAATCACTTTTGATACAGGGGGATTAAATATTAAAACGGCAGGAATGGTCCATATGAAATGTGATATGGCAGGTGGAGCTGCTGTATTTGGCGCCATGCAGTTGATAGCCGATTTGCAATTACCAGTTCAAGTTACTGCAATTGTACCATGTGCTGAAAATTCAGTAGATAAGACTTCTTTTTTACCTAGTGATGTGATTCAAAGTTATAGCGGGAATTCAATTGAAATTATTGATACAGATGCTGAAGGCCGACTTATATTAGCAGATGGTTTATCCTATTTAATCAAAAATTACCAACCCGAGTATATTGTAGATGTTGCGACTCTTACCGGTAGTAGTGTGGGTACTTTAGGGTATGAATGTGGTGCTTTATTTACCAATAACGAAGTTGTTTCTAAAAAAATACAAGAAGCAGGAGATGCTGTAGGAGAGCGTTTATGGCCATTGCCACTTTGGGATGTGTATAAACAAGATATTGAAAGCGACATCGCTGACGTTAAAAATTATAGTGGAAAACCAGTAGCAGGTGCGATCAGTGCTGCCAAATTTTTGGAATTTTTTACTCAAGAACACCCAGCGTGGGCGCATCTCGATGTTGCTGGAGTTGCATTTGGGGATGATGAATTTGCAAAAAGTAAACATGCTACTGCTTATGGTGTTCATTTATTAACTAAATTCATTGAAAATTTATAA
- a CDS encoding phytanoyl-CoA dioxygenase family protein — protein sequence MENKEKTMTPNMVPTMANNNAHKDIPGNPSTAKSSTLKLNDRSDGKPLRLLTEDDWIFWKVNGYIVIKNAVPKENAKKMADFLWEFEEKNQNDPETWYAPPRAEMQMKELTNSGMVEVYNHQYQWDNRQMQKVYDAFVDIWGTEKLWVTIDRANLNLPIRPGFDFKGFIHWDYDPDTKPQNVQGVLALADQTDENMGGFQCIPDLYRNYDTWKLTQPEDRNRFKPDVTGLEDKFVKVKMEAGDLLIFNSTQPHGIRPNITKDKVRMAQYISMMPAEEDNEELKQWRINSWKNRVAPEGYAFPGDPRKWEQTKYETAELTDLGKKLLGLDKWE from the coding sequence ATGGAAAATAAGGAAAAAACAATGACACCAAATATGGTGCCTACGATGGCAAATAATAATGCTCATAAAGACATTCCTGGAAATCCTTCAACGGCAAAATCGAGTACTTTAAAATTGAATGATCGTTCTGATGGGAAGCCCTTACGTTTATTAACAGAAGATGATTGGATATTTTGGAAAGTCAACGGATATATTGTGATAAAAAATGCTGTTCCAAAAGAGAATGCTAAAAAGATGGCTGACTTTTTATGGGAATTTGAAGAAAAAAATCAAAATGACCCCGAAACTTGGTACGCTCCACCAAGAGCCGAAATGCAAATGAAAGAACTTACTAATAGTGGTATGGTCGAAGTGTACAATCACCAATACCAGTGGGATAATAGACAAATGCAGAAAGTATATGACGCATTTGTTGATATCTGGGGAACTGAGAAATTATGGGTGACTATTGATAGAGCTAATCTCAATTTGCCAATCAGACCTGGTTTTGATTTTAAAGGATTTATTCATTGGGATTATGATCCTGACACCAAGCCACAAAACGTTCAAGGAGTTCTTGCCTTAGCTGATCAAACGGATGAAAATATGGGAGGTTTTCAATGTATTCCTGATTTATATCGCAATTATGATACCTGGAAATTAACACAACCCGAAGATCGTAACCGTTTTAAACCAGATGTAACAGGATTAGAAGATAAATTTGTAAAAGTAAAAATGGAAGCTGGGGATTTATTAATTTTCAATAGTACACAGCCACATGGGATACGGCCTAATATAACAAAGGATAAAGTGAGAATGGCACAATATATTTCTATGATGCCAGCAGAAGAAGATAATGAAGAGCTTAAACAATGGCGTATTAATTCTTGGAAAAATAGGGTGGCACCTGAAGGATATGCTTTTCCGGGAGATCCACGCAAATGGGAACAAACTAAATATGAAACTGCAGAGTTGACCGATTTAGGTAAAAAATTATTAGGACTTGATAAATGGGAATAA
- a CDS encoding acetyl-CoA carboxylase biotin carboxylase subunit family protein: protein MENAKTFICISNYFKGADFLTHLKSLGNKVYLITSEKLRDKPWPHEAIEETFYMQGQDTDWNLEHLLLGVGNLMKSNKIDAIVALDDYDVEKATYLRENLRIDGMGQTTGRYFRDKLAMRMRAKSCGIPNPAFCSLFNDHDINTFVDTVPAPWVLKPRSEASASGIIKVYDKETLWIHINEMGNNRFKYLLEQFKPGDVYHCDSLILDKKVIFSITSKYLATPMEISQGGGVFRSSNIPYGSDDDVAIKEVNEQVMKGFGLKHGAAHTEFIKCNEDGEIYFLETSSRVGGAHLAEMVAAASNINLWKEWAAIEDALVKGKKYKLPKVKKEYAGIVLTLSKYQHPDLSSFSDPEVCFKVPLEYHAGLIVQSDKNERILELLNDYVDRLLADFSVVLKQEKIVKLH from the coding sequence ATGGAAAATGCTAAAACCTTCATTTGTATTTCGAACTATTTCAAAGGAGCCGATTTTTTGACTCATTTAAAAAGTCTTGGAAATAAAGTATACCTAATTACCAGTGAAAAATTAAGAGATAAACCTTGGCCACATGAAGCTATAGAAGAAACTTTTTATATGCAGGGCCAAGATACCGATTGGAATTTAGAGCATTTATTATTAGGTGTTGGTAATTTAATGAAATCCAATAAAATAGATGCCATAGTTGCTTTGGATGATTATGATGTTGAGAAAGCAACATATCTTAGGGAAAACTTGCGTATTGATGGGATGGGTCAAACTACGGGACGCTATTTTAGAGACAAACTAGCTATGCGTATGAGAGCAAAAAGTTGTGGAATACCAAATCCCGCATTTTGTTCTTTATTCAATGATCATGATATCAATACATTTGTGGATACTGTTCCAGCTCCGTGGGTCTTAAAGCCACGTTCAGAAGCTTCAGCTTCAGGGATAATTAAAGTATATGACAAAGAAACTTTATGGATACATATCAACGAAATGGGTAATAATCGTTTCAAATATTTATTAGAACAATTTAAACCTGGAGATGTATACCATTGTGACAGTTTAATTTTAGATAAAAAAGTAATATTTAGCATAACATCTAAATATTTAGCTACACCCATGGAAATTTCACAAGGTGGAGGTGTATTTAGAAGTTCAAATATCCCGTATGGTTCTGATGATGATGTAGCAATTAAAGAAGTAAATGAACAAGTCATGAAAGGTTTTGGTTTAAAACATGGTGCTGCACATACTGAATTTATAAAATGCAATGAAGATGGTGAAATCTACTTTTTAGAAACGTCATCTAGAGTAGGAGGTGCCCATTTAGCAGAAATGGTTGCTGCAGCTTCTAATATTAATTTATGGAAAGAGTGGGCGGCAATTGAGGACGCTTTGGTAAAAGGAAAAAAATATAAATTACCAAAAGTAAAAAAAGAATATGCTGGTATCGTTTTGACTTTATCAAAATATCAGCACCCTGATTTATCTTCTTTTTCAGACCCCGAAGTTTGTTTTAAAGTTCCTTTAGAGTATCATGCCGGTTTAATTGTACAATCTGATAAAAATGAAAGAATATTGGAGTTACTAAATGACTATGTTGATCGCTTATTAGCTGATTTTTCAGTAGTCCTAAAACAAGAAAAAATAGTCAAACTTCATTAA
- a CDS encoding AraC family transcriptional regulator yields MKIVFEDIKRLAGSSFRILVNPKLNDFYYWHFHPEFELTFIVAPSGTRRVGNHVGNFEGSDLVFIGSNIPHLNFDYGIKTEYEKVVLQVNEDFFKNDLAVTPELASIYQFFENSKRVICFNGKIKETVGKRLQKLHLLSHFEQFIEVLSLFQLLANSTEMTLLHDVPFENMYNNKEQLRLKIVYEFIEENFQRPISLEEIAEKTNLSKAAFCRYFKKMTQLTFIEFLNQYRIEQAKRLLKSDKNVTETCYECGFESLSYFNRIFKKVVGKNPIQFKKK; encoded by the coding sequence ATGAAAATAGTTTTTGAAGACATAAAAAGATTAGCAGGAAGCTCATTCCGAATATTAGTAAATCCAAAATTGAACGATTTCTATTATTGGCATTTTCACCCTGAATTTGAACTAACTTTTATCGTTGCCCCAAGTGGAACAAGACGTGTAGGAAATCATGTGGGTAATTTTGAAGGAAGTGACTTGGTCTTTATAGGATCTAATATTCCACATTTGAATTTCGATTATGGAATAAAAACAGAATATGAAAAAGTAGTTTTACAAGTAAACGAAGATTTTTTCAAAAATGATTTGGCAGTTACTCCTGAGTTAGCATCAATTTATCAATTCTTTGAGAATTCTAAAAGAGTGATTTGTTTTAATGGGAAAATCAAAGAAACAGTTGGTAAAAGACTCCAAAAGTTACATTTATTATCTCATTTCGAGCAATTTATAGAAGTACTGAGTCTATTTCAATTACTTGCAAATTCTACTGAAATGACACTTTTACATGATGTTCCCTTTGAAAACATGTATAATAACAAAGAGCAATTGCGATTGAAAATTGTTTACGAATTTATTGAAGAAAACTTTCAAAGACCCATTTCATTAGAAGAAATAGCCGAAAAAACGAATTTATCTAAAGCTGCTTTTTGTCGCTATTTTAAAAAAATGACGCAATTAACTTTTATAGAATTCCTTAATCAGTATCGAATCGAGCAAGCTAAAAGGCTGTTAAAAAGCGATAAAAATGTGACAGAGACCTGTTATGAATGTGGATTTGAAAGTTTATCTTATTTTAATCGAATTTTTAAAAAGGTAGTTGGTAAAAACCCTATTCAATTTAAGAAAAAATAA
- a CDS encoding M1 family metallopeptidase, producing the protein MKKYFASIFLFLLFLQNSTAQGLLSKSELQFTRQDTLRGSITKERAWWDVKKYHLDIKVNPSDSTITGSNTITYKVLEEYNKMQVDLQNPMEIYKVIQDGKTLKYTQEGNAFFIDLVSPQIIGATKELIVFYGGKPKVAVNPPWDGGITWKKDSNNNLFIASSCQGLGASVWWPNKDHMYDEVENMLISVNVPGNLMDVSNGRLLSVKKLKDGTKTYNWYVSNPINNYGVNINIGDYVTFSEKYKGEKGDLDCSYYVLRDNLAKAKEQFKDVPRMLKAFEHWFGPYPFYEDSYKLVEAPYLGMEHQSSVTYGNGFKNGYRGRDLSGTGWGLKFDFIIIHESGHEWFANNITYRDIADMWIHESFTNYAESLFVEYYYGKEAGAEYVRGTRKGIKNDKPIIGNYDVNNEGSGDMYPKGGNMLHTIRQIVNNDEKWRSILRGLNSTFYHQTVTTKQIEDYLTTAVGIDLSTVFNQYLRDTHIPTLEYYFKENKLGFRWTNCVKGFNMPVKVLIDGKEKWLKPNTGWSTETAEFKIKKLQIDKDFYVAGFDISE; encoded by the coding sequence ATGAAAAAGTATTTCGCATCCATTTTTTTATTTTTACTGTTTTTACAAAATAGTACGGCTCAAGGTCTTTTATCAAAGTCTGAATTACAATTTACTAGACAGGATACTTTACGAGGAAGTATTACAAAAGAGAGAGCGTGGTGGGATGTGAAAAAGTATCATTTAGATATTAAAGTTAATCCTTCAGATAGCACAATTACAGGGTCTAACACTATTACATATAAAGTATTAGAAGAGTATAATAAGATGCAGGTAGATTTACAAAATCCAATGGAAATCTATAAAGTAATTCAAGATGGCAAAACGCTAAAATATACCCAAGAAGGAAATGCCTTTTTTATTGATTTAGTTTCACCACAAATTATTGGTGCCACAAAAGAACTTATTGTTTTTTACGGAGGAAAACCAAAAGTTGCAGTAAATCCACCTTGGGATGGAGGAATCACTTGGAAAAAAGATTCTAACAATAATTTATTTATAGCTTCGTCTTGTCAAGGATTGGGAGCCAGTGTTTGGTGGCCCAATAAAGATCATATGTATGACGAAGTGGAAAATATGCTGATTAGCGTAAATGTGCCAGGAAATTTGATGGATGTTTCCAATGGTCGTTTGCTAAGCGTAAAAAAATTAAAAGATGGAACAAAAACGTACAATTGGTATGTTTCAAACCCTATTAATAATTATGGAGTCAACATAAACATTGGGGATTATGTTACTTTTTCTGAAAAATACAAAGGAGAAAAAGGAGATCTAGATTGCAGTTATTATGTACTGAGAGATAATTTGGCTAAAGCCAAAGAGCAATTCAAAGACGTTCCGCGCATGCTTAAAGCTTTTGAACATTGGTTTGGCCCTTATCCTTTTTATGAAGATAGTTATAAACTTGTTGAAGCGCCTTATTTAGGAATGGAACATCAAAGTTCCGTTACATATGGTAATGGTTTTAAAAATGGATATCGAGGTCGAGATTTAAGTGGAACTGGCTGGGGTCTAAAATTTGATTTTATAATTATTCATGAATCGGGACACGAATGGTTTGCTAATAATATAACATATCGAGATATTGCTGATATGTGGATCCATGAAAGCTTTACCAATTATGCAGAAAGTCTTTTTGTAGAATATTATTATGGAAAAGAAGCGGGAGCCGAGTATGTTAGAGGTACAAGAAAAGGAATTAAGAATGATAAGCCAATCATTGGAAATTACGATGTAAACAATGAAGGTTCTGGCGATATGTATCCTAAGGGAGGAAATATGTTACATACAATTCGCCAAATTGTAAATAATGATGAAAAATGGCGTTCTATCCTTAGAGGATTAAACAGTACTTTTTACCATCAAACAGTAACTACAAAACAAATTGAAGATTATTTGACAACAGCAGTTGGAATTGACTTATCAACCGTTTTTAATCAATACTTAAGAGATACTCATATTCCAACTTTAGAATATTATTTCAAAGAAAACAAATTGGGTTTTCGTTGGACAAATTGTGTAAAAGGATTTAATATGCCAGTAAAAGTTTTAATTGATGGAAAAGAAAAATGGTTAAAACCTAATACTGGATGGAGTACTGAAACTGCTGAATTCAAAATAAAAAAATTACAAATAGACAAGGATTTTTATGTAGCAGGATTTGATATTTCAGAATAA
- a CDS encoding DUF4240 domain-containing protein, whose amino-acid sequence MKNSAIKLFSLLFVSHFAMGQTNVKNQDLAIANTSTLGDTIAIAKSSEMLNEDLYWTIVENSIKQTTNQEDQELFLISEIEKLSPKEMIGFRLRTDKLLFDTYNENLWCAAYIINGGCSDGGFEYFRCWLIAKGKDAFYKVKDNPDALINLVTKGQENYEFEGFWYVAMNAFKNKTDKELFSYIDYDRFVTNDENYPVLKFSWNVDEPNTMGVICPILFKNLWK is encoded by the coding sequence ATGAAAAATTCAGCCATAAAATTGTTTTCTTTATTATTTGTTAGTCATTTTGCAATGGGTCAAACTAATGTTAAGAATCAAGATCTAGCAATTGCGAACACCAGTACTTTGGGTGATACAATAGCAATCGCTAAGTCAAGTGAAATGCTTAATGAGGATTTATATTGGACAATAGTTGAAAACTCAATAAAACAAACTACAAACCAAGAGGACCAAGAGCTTTTTTTAATTTCAGAAATTGAAAAGTTAAGCCCAAAAGAAATGATTGGTTTTCGTTTAAGAACTGACAAACTTCTTTTTGACACTTATAATGAAAATTTATGGTGTGCAGCATATATTATCAACGGTGGTTGTTCTGATGGTGGTTTTGAATATTTTAGATGTTGGTTAATTGCTAAGGGAAAAGATGCATTCTATAAAGTAAAAGATAATCCTGATGCCCTAATTAATTTAGTAACAAAAGGGCAGGAGAACTATGAGTTTGAAGGTTTTTGGTATGTGGCGATGAATGCTTTTAAAAACAAAACCGATAAAGAATTATTCTCTTATATAGATTACGATAGATTTGTTACAAATGATGAAAATTACCCTGTTTTGAAATTTTCATGGAATGTCGACGAACCTAATACTATGGGAGTAATTTGCCCTATTTTATTTAAAAATCTTTGGAAATAA